The Rhizobium rosettiformans sequence AGTGTTCGGCATAGGCCTCTGCGGTTTCGGGCTCCGACAGGTTCGATCCGTGCCAGATGGTCATTGGCAAGGGGCTCGGCGTGCCGGTCAAGATCTCGGCAATGTATGGATTCTCGATAAAGGCCCGGCGCAGGATCGTTGCGGCCTCAACCATTCTGCCAGACATGATTTCAAGCAAGGCCGCCTCGTAGCGATAAGGAGGGTAGCTGTCCGCCTCTTGCTTGAAGATCTTCTGGGCCTTTTTCTCGTTGCCCGTGCGCAAATACTCCGAACCGATCAGGTAGCGGATGCCTTGGTTGTCGCTGGGATTCCAGCGCAGCATATGCTCCAATATTTCGATTGCCTGATCCCGTCGACCAAGTTTCTGGTAGCAAAGAGCGACACCATGAGCTGCGCGCAAGAAAGGCCGGTTTTCCAACCAGGACCATTCGATGCGGCCCCGATAAGTCCGCGGGATAGCCGCTAGGCCAATTCCTAGCCCTCGTTCGTAGGCATCGAGCGCCTGTTTGGCTTTGCCATGCTCAAGCATCGCGAAGCCGAGATGCACATGACCATCGATGTAATTCGGATATTGCTCGACCAGGTCAGCCAATGCCAGATGGAACTTCTTCTGCGACAGGCTTCCGCTAGCGCGCTGATCGAGAAGAGTGTCGAGCCGACCGTCAGCTTCTCGCTCCTGGGCGCCATGCCGAAATCGCGCGCCGTCGTCATCGAGTTCCAAAACCACAGCCGCCATTCGATCTAAGCTCCTCCCGATGACCTGTTGCCCGCAGCACTAGAAATGCACATTTGCCAGTGATATTGATCAGAATTCTCCCTGAACAGCCGATATTGTTCGGCGATAAGCCGCTTTCGATCAAGCCCGGCATTGCCGCTCACTCCGACCCGAGCCTGCCGTTTCAGACCTGCGGAAGATCTCGCTCTTCGATCTCCCGCAGCCGGGACACGACCGGTCACGCCTCAAGAGTGCCCTGTTTGCATTCAGTTCAGGGCTCCTTACCTGCAACTTGGCTATGGCTTCATAATCGGGGAAGTAGACAAGCATCTGGTCGTCGTCGAGACGCTCCACATGCGGCAGCACTAGGGTCATGGTCCACAGATGCGACAGGTCTTCGGCGAGACCATTTTCCTGTTCGTCCATGCGAATTTCGGTCGGAGGCTGGATCCTAAAACAGGAGGCAGGGGAGGCGGAGTCCTCGCCCGTGTGACACCTCCAAAAGAAAGCGGGGGTGCCCACATCACATCCGATGCAGCGGCTGTCGGTTCGGACGCAGAGCAGGGGACTGCGTAGCCTAGCAAGATCGACGACTGCTGACGTTGACGTTTGCTCCGGGAGGGACCATATGCGAGGAACTCGTGGATGAAGCGACACGTTGTCGTGTTGATCGACCGTGTTCAATGAGTTAGATTGTCATCATGATGCACTTTGGCGACAAGATCGTTCCCGCCGAATTCCCGGAGCTGAACTTGCTCGCGTGGAACCGCAATCCCGTGCGCCCTATCGCACCTGACGAGGCATTCGCTCTTTATGAGCGGAACTGGCGCCTCGTAGACGCAGACAACCTGACGCCGCGGGAACAGCTGCTTATTAGAGAGCTGACCGACGAATGCGGCCACGGCGTGATGCTCGTCTAGCTTCCTCGCTTCAAAAAAGCGCTCTGCTGCCATATCATCCGAGCATCCATGAACGCGAGGCGATAGTGGCTTATCTTAAACCCGAGCACGAGATCATCGGAGAGCTGCTTGCCGGAATGGATGCACCATTCCTAGCGGAATGCCAGTGCTACTTCGGGGGCGGAACCGCGATTGTCCTGAAGAACAACGAGTACCGCAGGTCGCTCGACGTCGACTTCTTATGCGCGGACATGGAAGGCTACCGGAAACTGCGGGTCGCGTTCTTCGACCATGGCGTCGCTGCCGTGCTGCCGGACGGAGCGAAGGAGCTACGCCAGGTTAGAACCGACCAGTACGGCATCAGAACTTTTGTCGAATACCAGGGCCAGGCAATCAAGTTCGAAATTGTCCGGGAGAGCCGCATCCCCCTCTCGGGAAATCTCGACCCAGACCTCGGCGTCCCCACCCTCGCGATCGAATCAATGTTCGCAGAGAAGCTGCTCGCAAACGCCGACCGTTGCCAGGACAGTTCCGTTGCCTACCGTGACGCCATCGACCTTGGATTTCTTGTTCTCCAGAAGGGGGAAATCCCTCACGTGGCAGTGCAAACTGCGGAAGCAGCGTATGGCAGCCTCGTTTCGAGGAGCGCCGCCTGGGTGTTGAACAAGCTGCAGGATCCCGACCCGATCCGTTATGCCGTCGAGACGCTTGACATGCGACTAGAAGAAGCAAAGGCGGGCCTTGCCGCCCTTCGCGACGCTGCACGCCACACATGGCCGGACGCGGACATCCGGGCAAACCCGGAACATGGCGGAGGTTTTGACTTCTAGCGGCCTTGCGGCACAGGCGCATCCGGCCGCGCGTGCGGCACGCAATATTAAAGAACCCACGCTGGTGGCGTACTGGCCGCGATGTCTTTCGTTCAGTCCCACGCGTAGCGCTCGCGGTTTGGTTCGTCTTCGGCGTCGGCTATTCGCGTGCTCAGCCGTCTTCTTCCGAGGGGCCGGAGAGAGCCGTCGCATGAGTACCTATACCAGCCTCTTCGCTCCGAAGTTCTATTCTGGCAGTTCTCGTTTCCTGGGTCTAAGGACAGTTTGGATGCAGTGCTTGGCCTGAAAAATCCGATATGAGCGAATGCCACGGCTCCTGCCAGCTCCGCCGCAACCACTGTCCATAACGATGGAGGGACGCAAAACCTCGTAAATTTTGCAATACGAATCAATGTTTTAACAAAAATCGCATAACATTAATTATGGAACTAAAAACGAACGACGTTTAGAGTGTTTGTCATGGTGGCCCGCTACACTTAGATCGAGTTTCGGAGACACCGTCGGATGCGCACCTCGATCTCGGCGCGCATCCGGGAGAAGCTTACGGCTAGACGTCAGGCTGCTGATGGGCCCGGATCATCAAATCCGCCAGCCCCAGCAGAACTGTTGTAGCGATGGTGATCAAGTCCGCCAGATATGACGCGCAGCATCGGTTTTTGCCCAGCCATGACCTCTTGTTGACCTAGCGCCCCTCGTTCATGCCGCGACGCTTCTGGCTGATACTCTACCTTTTCGAGCACAATCTTCTCCGTGACGCCGTTCATATTGACCAATGACATCGCCTGACCTTCGCGCAGTCCAAGAAGCGCCAGACCACGAAGCGTCGTGATGGGCAGGAACATGCCCACCGGCCCATGAGACTGCCCGGTCGAGATCACACGCGTATCACTCTCTCCAGCTGCTACGCGGAAGCGTACACGGCTGTTGATGCTTGCAATATTACCCGGCAGGTCTTCTCGGAAAACGACGATGGCCTTCTCCATCTTGTTTCGGATCAGCGGCATCAGCAGGCCAGTTTGGTCATGGTGGCGGTCACGCAGGACCTCCAGGATGGTGAAATCCTTGGTCGTCAGGATGATATTGTCGTTCGACATTTCGCAGTTCTCCGTCGCTCACCTCTGAGCGAATACATCGACAAGAATGGGAGATCCCCTGCGCGCATTCCGCGCAGGGGTGACTATCCTGCGATTAAGGAGCCTCCATTGAGGGAGAGACGGCGGAGCGAGTGAGCCATCATGCCACCTTGCTTGCTGCAAGGTTTGCCACGTGCTCGACATGAAGACGATGCACACGGCCGTCCCGTGCGACCCAGTCGATTGACTGGCCGGCAGAGAGGCCAATGAGCGCAGCGCCAATTGGTGTGAGGATGGAAATCCGGCCAGCGGCAATATCGGCTTCTCCGGGGAACACGAGTGTCACCGTGCGATCCTCGCCAAGATCACTGGTAAAGCGGACGGTCGATCCCATACGGACGACATTGGAGGCAATCTTGTAATTTTGCACGACGCGCGCACGATCGAGTTCGACCATAAGCTCCTCAGAGACTTCTGGATTGCGCAAAGCATGAGCTTCTGCGAGCCGCAAAAGCCTCTCATAGGGGCCTGTCGCAAATTTTGGTAGTTAACGCGCTGTTGACCATCGGCGAGGAAACTGCCGCTCCCATTATCGTGGAGCGCACAAATGATTCTGAATGCCATTGCCGAGAAGCTGAAGCGCCAGTCAAAGGATGAGTTCAAAGGGCGGCATTTCGAGGCATGGCTGATCGTGCAGGCGGTGACCTGGTATCTGCGCTATCCGCTCAGCTATCGAGATCTCGAGGAGATGTTTCGCGAGCGCGGCTTCGAGGTCGACCACAGCACGATCAACCGCTGGGTCCTTGCCTATGCACCACTCATCGAGAAGAGGCTGCGCCAGTTTCGGCGCCCGCATTGTGGTTCGGTCCGGATCGACGAGACCTATGTCAAAATTCGCGGCAAGTGGCGATACCTATACCGGGCCATCGACAAGCACGGAAACCCGATCGACTTCCTGCTCACCGCAAAGCGCGATCTCGATGCCGCCAAGCGTTTTTTCCGCAAGATGCTGAAGAACGAGCCCTTGTTGTCACCGGCAAAGATCGGCACGGACGGCGCCAACACCTTTCCGTCGGTAATCAGGACGTCAGTCGATGACGGGCACCTGCATCCGGATCCGGTTCACTATGTTACCAAGCATCTCCAGCAAGGTATTGAGAGTGACCATTTCAGAGTGAAGAAGAACATGCCGAAGATCGGCGGATTCCAAACTTTCAGCACGGCGCGGCGAACGATCGCCGGATTCGAAGCAATGCTCTGGCTGAGAAAGGGCTTCGGCTTCACCGGCGATTGGACTGTCAATGATCAGAACGACCTGCTCGCGCGCCTCTTCGGACTTCAAAAGGTTAACAAAGCGTGAAGCGCACCCGATTCAAGGGCAAACTGCGGGCCGAACCTGACTTTGCGACAAGCCCCGCCGCCCTCATGAAGCCGACCAGCGAACCGCACAGCACCTTGCACTCTCGATCATCCAGGAAGTTGGAAGGTCATCGGTTAGAATTAGTGACGATTACCACGATATTTCGTGGGATTGCTTCCGGACACCACGGAAAGTAAGAATGGCTGCGATGCAGCTGGCATCTAGCAAGGAGCCGGATGGCCAACCCAGTAGCGATGGCGTCTCCTTTCATCGACGCCACAAGCGGCACTCCGCCAGGGCCGCTGCTCGATGCAGCCAGCCGGTACCGCGGTATATCGTCAAGGATTGGAACGCTCCCTCAACTCGTCCACCCGGTTCAGTTGATCATGCCGACGACGCATGTCTTCGGGCCAAGTTGACTTGATGTAGGAAAGGGCTGCGATGATCTCGTCATCCTCAAGCAAATTTTCAAAGGGGGGCATGCGCGTCTTGTAATTCTTGAGGTTGGCGGCCTCGGCGACACCGAGTTTGGTGACGTCGAAAAGAACCCTGTCCGGATGATGCCAGGTGTGGCCACTTGCGTCGTGCGGCGGCGCCGGCAGAAATCCTTCGTTGTCCGGGGACTTCCAATCCGGCTGTCCTTCGAGGTTTCGGCCATGGCAGGAAGCGCAATTTTCCAGGTAGACGACCTGTCCGCGACCGACGACGCTGGCATTGCCCGCCTTGAGCAAGGCGTCTGAGCCGCGGTCGAAAACAAGCAAAAACCCAACCGCCGCCGCGGTGACCGCTGCGACAAGTGCGAGCGCCCCTA is a genomic window containing:
- a CDS encoding tetratricopeptide repeat protein, which gives rise to MAAVVLELDDDGARFRHGAQEREADGRLDTLLDQRASGSLSQKKFHLALADLVEQYPNYIDGHVHLGFAMLEHGKAKQALDAYERGLGIGLAAIPRTYRGRIEWSWLENRPFLRAAHGVALCYQKLGRRDQAIEILEHMLRWNPSDNQGIRYLIGSEYLRTGNEKKAQKIFKQEADSYPPYRYEAALLEIMSGRMVEAATILRRAFIENPYIAEILTGTPSPLPMTIWHGSNLSEPETAEAYAEHYDALWRSTPEAVAFLRWLHTHPKVMRERGDIFVIKEALLWEQEFEKRSALGAQEEVLMAAIDNKLSKAIVIERRDRRGQPIKPWLYPQLQPRYGV
- a CDS encoding nucleotidyl transferase AbiEii/AbiGii toxin family protein — translated: MRPRRDARLASSLQKSALLPYHPSIHEREAIVAYLKPEHEIIGELLAGMDAPFLAECQCYFGGGTAIVLKNNEYRRSLDVDFLCADMEGYRKLRVAFFDHGVAAVLPDGAKELRQVRTDQYGIRTFVEYQGQAIKFEIVRESRIPLSGNLDPDLGVPTLAIESMFAEKLLANADRCQDSSVAYRDAIDLGFLVLQKGEIPHVAVQTAEAAYGSLVSRSAAWVLNKLQDPDPIRYAVETLDMRLEEAKAGLAALRDAARHTWPDADIRANPEHGGGFDF
- a CDS encoding nucleoside-diphosphate kinase; the encoded protein is MSNDNIILTTKDFTILEVLRDRHHDQTGLLMPLIRNKMEKAIVVFREDLPGNIASINSRVRFRVAAGESDTRVISTGQSHGPVGMFLPITTLRGLALLGLREGQAMSLVNMNGVTEKIVLEKVEYQPEASRHERGALGQQEVMAGQKPMLRVISGGLDHHRYNSSAGAGGFDDPGPSAA
- the rnk gene encoding nucleoside diphosphate kinase regulator produces the protein MRLAEAHALRNPEVSEELMVELDRARVVQNYKIASNVVRMGSTVRFTSDLGEDRTVTLVFPGEADIAAGRISILTPIGAALIGLSAGQSIDWVARDGRVHRLHVEHVANLAASKVA
- a CDS encoding IS6 family transposase, whose amino-acid sequence is MILNAIAEKLKRQSKDEFKGRHFEAWLIVQAVTWYLRYPLSYRDLEEMFRERGFEVDHSTINRWVLAYAPLIEKRLRQFRRPHCGSVRIDETYVKIRGKWRYLYRAIDKHGNPIDFLLTAKRDLDAAKRFFRKMLKNEPLLSPAKIGTDGANTFPSVIRTSVDDGHLHPDPVHYVTKHLQQGIESDHFRVKKNMPKIGGFQTFSTARRTIAGFEAMLWLRKGFGFTGDWTVNDQNDLLARLFGLQKVNKA
- a CDS encoding c-type cytochrome; this encodes MRLSQRSLGALALVAAVTAAAVGFLLVFDRGSDALLKAGNASVVGRGQVVYLENCASCHGRNLEGQPDWKSPDNEGFLPAPPHDASGHTWHHPDRVLFDVTKLGVAEAANLKNYKTRMPPFENLLEDDEIIAALSYIKSTWPEDMRRRHDQLNRVDELRERSNP